Within Peromyscus leucopus breed LL Stock chromosome 7, UCI_PerLeu_2.1, whole genome shotgun sequence, the genomic segment CTGAAGGTTTTGGTATTTGcttgaaaatgtaaaaacaagcACTGCTGCAGAGTCCTGACCTCAGCAATACCGAGGTAGCAGTAGACGATCCGGGTGGGCTCTATTTCCACCTGTAATGAGGCTTGTGCAGAGAGGGTTTCCAGGCCAACCCGGCCCTCCTTTCCTGGGTCCAGGGCCTGGCGCTCCACATCTGGTGAGAGAGGCCTCTCAATACATTCTTCATAGCCAATGGCATAAAGACCTGGACTTTTAGGAATCCCTCCTGGCAGTAAATACTGAACAACATTCCCACCAGTTGGCTTGGAGTGGGCAATGGGTATCCAGTCAATTTCCATGTGCAGCTCTAGGCATCTAGCTTCACTAATGGTGATCTCTAAAAATTTGTAGTACACGTTCTTCCAGTTCATTTTTTGCACTCGGGTCATAATTATCCGTCCCTCAGGCTTCTCAGAGTTGAAGTACTCCCGAAGACGCTTGCCAAGGGGCACCTGTGAGCTGATCTCAGCATAATGGTAACGGATATCTTCTTTCCAGCGGGTGTTATAGCCAATTCCAAAAATGGCCAGTTTATTGGAAAGATGGAGTCTTGAAAAGTCTGTCCAGCTCTGAAACAGTTCCCATTTCAACTGCACTGACTCCAAAATCTGTACAATATTCTGCATGGTGTCTCGTTTCCTAGAAAGAGAAATTAACAGTCAAATTAATTAATCGGCAGCAACATCTAACAGAATTTTTTATGATAGAAATGTTCAATGCCTAGACCGTTCACTATGGGAACCACTATAACTTAAAATACAGCCAACAAGAGTAAAATGTTACATTTAAGCACTTCAGAAAGGCT encodes:
- the Msantd2 gene encoding myb/SANT-like DNA-binding domain-containing protein 2 isoform X3, whose translation is MEDYSQEDWGNHSQDLHGYPTDQELDEMPVSKRTLKIKQESSEEAQKRDTMQNIVQILESVQLKWELFQSWTDFSRLHLSNKLAIFGIGYNTRWKEDIRYHYAEISSQVPLGKRLREYFNSEKPEGRIIMTRVQKMNWKNVYYKFLEITISEARCLELHMEIDWIPIAHSKPTGGNVVQYLLPGGIPKSPGLYAIGYEECIERPLSPDVERQALDPGKEGRVGLETLSAQASLQVEIEPTRIVYCYLGIAEVRTLQQCLFLHFQANTKTFSKDWVGINGFLSQNCIVDPGISPKSIYIKFVEVERDFLSAGSLVECLEKAIGYPLKFNN